The Glycine soja cultivar W05 chromosome 15, ASM419377v2, whole genome shotgun sequence region ACCTGTGACAAAAGACCATTCAACACACCAATACCTAACAATCCTCTCTTATGGCACCCCTGTTGAGTCTGCAAAATTTGTGCTTGATCTCGGAGGCTCACTCCTCTGGGCTGATTGTGCATCCAGAACCACCCCATCTTCCACCCTCGCCCCCATTTTCCACCGTTCAATTCGCTGCCTCACAGCAAAGGGTCCTGAAATTGAGACCCACAGGTGGCTCTCGAGTCTTGCAAATCCTATAGATCAAGATCAGCCATGTCAAATTACAGCAGAGAACAGCATCACGGGGAAAAGGGTCACCGAAGGAGAGCTTGTGGAAGACCTAGTGATTCATCGTTCTCACGAGCTTCTCTTCACGTGCTCGCCCACTTTTCTTTTGAATGGTTTAGCCACTGATGCTAAAGGCATTATAGGTCTTGATAAATCTCGTATTTCTTTCTCATCACAAGTTTTTCACTCACTTAAAATCCAGAGAAAAATCACTCTTTGCCTTTCTCACACTTCTGGTGTTATTCAATTTGGAAAAATGACGCATAAATCCCAAACTGAATCTGAAATTTTCAGATATCTTACTTTCACACCCCTTGTCGCAAACCAAGACCCGACACAGACCCAGTCTTCAATCAACGTTAATTCCGTCAAAATCAACGGCAAAAAGGTTGCTTTTGACACCCCCTTAGGTGGGGGCGCGCAGCTGAGCACGGTCGTGCCTTACACCACTCTCCAAACCTCGATCTATGATAACTTCGAAAGCGCTTATTTGAAAGCCGCTTCGTCTATGGACATGAAAAGGGTCGATCCAGTTTCCCCCTTTGGGCTTTGCTTCGAATCCAATGGCGTTGGAAGCTCCCAAGTGGGGCCCAACGTGCCGATCATTGATCTGGTGCTGCAGAGCGAGATGGTGAAGTGGAGCATATACGGAAGAAACTCTATGGTGCAGGTGAGCGACGATGTTATGTGCTTAGGGTTTGTTGATGGAGGTGAGAATCCCAGAAATTCAATTGTGATTGGAGGGTTTCAATTGGAGGATGTGTTGGTGCAGATTGATTTTGATACTTCCATGGTGGGATTTAGTCCTTCCCTTCTCACGAAGCAAGCTAGTTGCTCTGATTTCCAACCATAGTTTCAAACCATAGTTTTCTGGTGAATGGTGATAATAGCTTTTTGTTATCTATACCACATAATTTTTCTTAGATTAAGATGAGTTTCGAAGAGTTTTAAAGGGTTCTGCaatatccttttctttttttttctcctaccATATGTGTATATAATTACTTAAGTGGCTTATCTATGgtgatgatatttttgtttgaaatttataaGATGAAAAAATTTTGGTTGAGTTATGACTTATGAGCTACTTGACCCATTTGATGGAAGCATATGATTGactgattttgtttttgtttaatttttaattgctcGGTGTGATTGATAAGAAACGCATTTTCCTGTGGAATGTTGATAGTGGGAAAAGCATATCCGTTATAAGGGGAAGGTAAAGATACAATACAGCTCATAGCACACAGTTTTCAAAAGATGTGGCGCAcagaatatctttttattccTTCAAGATGTTGGCTAgtgatacataaattaattaccCATAGTTCTCTTTTCCCCCACAAAATAAAGCTTCTGCAATTATTTTTCTTCGCAGCTATAGTCAATTCAAATAATCTTAAGAAAGCAACTCTACAAAGTACAGCGAGTCTCATAATCCGTCGCatggaattttattttgtagtagtATATTTTAAGCCTTCCTGCGCTtcataattcaaatttcaattttaaaattattttgaaatattacgTCGGAATATAATTAAGTGCATCACTCTTACATTAATAATCCTGTCTTtggaaaaaagttaataaaaaacaaaaattaatggaCGTTTGCGTTGGTAAACGCTAGCAAAGTTTCTCCTTTTACATTAAACATCCCCAGCCTCTCAGTCACATTACACAGAAAATTTAACATTATGAAACTGGGACTAAAAGTgggtatatttaaaaaaacaatgtacCAAAGAGTATAGTTTGAAAACAATTTGCATGAGTTGTTTTTATCAAGTAGGATCTAAGAGGCATAATAAGTgatattttgtgtttgtttttttcttatagCATAAGAAGTCGCTTTGaatgatgttttttatttttggttgtcATACTGAACCATGAGACACCGATAAGCATGACTTCTCTTGGTACACGATGAAATATAAATACACTGTCATTGAGTGTGGTGCTTCCTCATCATTCATACCATGTAAATTGTTTCCATATTATACtctttggttaagttgttttttaaaaaaatccatttttgtcaaagaaaaatgtctgaAACTGGTGAATCCCGTATTTCTTTACGTTGCTAGAGTTCTCTTCCTCTAACTAGGCAACACaccaatattatatatatatatatatatatatatatatatatatatatatatatatatatatatatatatataacaacaaaCAAACTAGACAACACTGTATGCAACGAAGATTATTAATCTTATGAGAtgtattgtaatttgtaaatatgTTCCAGATAGTTTAGTGTTCGCCACTAATGTTAGAATTAAGGAATTAACAGTAAaatgtttcattaaaaaatgtgattaaaacAATCTCACAATAATTTTTGATACATCTCCAGcctaatttttagaaaaaaaacttattaatttttaaatcaatattttattttacgttttttaattaatgtttttaaggTACTATAGTATATAGTATACTCCTATTTAGCAAGATTCCTGTTATTTTAATACTACCTTTTGACGACACGTATAGTAAGGCCGGTTCAGTACAaattattgcttttttttttttttacacgcAGCACAAATAGTTGCTTCTTTTTTTGACACACAGTATACAAATTATTGCTCTGCACCAAAGAAAAGTACAAATTATTGCACAAAGCCAGTATTAATATTGGATAAAGTTTACATAACACAATAACAGCAACGTTGTGTGTGTAGTACGACTGCTATTTGTACGAAAAACATGTATCCAAATATTATTGGCTGAATactaaattaaaagataaaaaaatgtaaagtcTTTCTTGACAGAAATCAAAATCTTTGCCTTGACAAGTGTTTTCTTATGTTATTGTTGAGTTTTATTGAAAtggtagaaataaaaaagataaaaatagaaaaaaaaattaaagtagaatacaaaatatacaaattcTATGTAAgattcacattttttaaaattttttttatccctaaCCAACACAGCTCACAAATCCGTAAACATGAGCATTCCCctctaaataaaaattagtaatcCACTCGTTTCATtgttatgtaaaaattaaattaaatcccaaaatatttgttattttaatttttttaatgtaatattaattattaaaactaGTTAAGACACTTGGTAAcactagttaaaaaattatcaattcatCGGGTTGGttcagatttttaaaaaaaagaagataagtctgataattgaatttattataattaatttgattcagATTTAAAGTAAAACAAACCAATTAACTGAACTAATATGATTCAATTCGAATTGTTGAGTTCATCTATAATTCAATATGATGAATATCCCTTATTTGTAAGTCCccaacaaacattttttttcattaaaaaatgagTTGTGAAAAGGTGTTTTTGAaagaataacatttttttcttaatggaaTAGACGTTCTTATAtccctaatttatttatttatttttgtaagagTGCGAGGGGTTTCCTCCAGTCCTTAATTTGGTCTGTTCTCATTTTGTGTTGATGACTCCTACAAATTTCAATCACTTTGCGGATCGTATCATTTATGTTTATATTAAAACCTGTTGTAAAGCATAGTATGTGTACACGACAAGCATACCGAACTGAAATCCACTTTATGCTAGTTTAGGGGGGAAAATGAAACGAAaggtaaaagaataaaaagtaaaataacctTTTAGGTTGTTTGAcagcaaagaataaaaaaaaatgtttcaaataaaatttttgaaacttgGTGAATATAAAATCCAGACAGGTAGAGTTACTGCATCAAACGTACACGATTCTTTGCAGGAGTTTTAATTCTACAAAAATGTTGATAATAGACTATTCAATACagcttttatttattaaagataTAAAAGAAAGTAAATTCAACTCATAATTTAAGTAATATTCATGATCTTTGATCCGTAACAATCAAAACTAAATACAAAGAtcaagatttataataattattagaatACAAATGTGATGTTACaacagataatttttttttaaatattatataaataagaaaaagatacataaatatgaattttaaagtTTGGAATTTAGACGTATAAATTCATTTTCACTAATATGATTGTTCATTGAACCGATTaagataataacaataaatccaTGAAAATGAAAGTCCCTTGAATCTAAAGGGGTGTTACAGCTGTGCAAGATACTAAAATATGATGATGGTAATAATTAGATGAACAGGAacaatcataattaaaatctaAGGAACACTATTggataatattctaaaattaaaaatgaatatgaTTATATTTAACCAACCCAACTAGATTTGTTCGGTTCTTGATAGTCCAAATggatatcatcatcatcatgataaTTTACTAAACATATCACGAATATGCAATATTTCAGTAGTTTTTTGGAGACGTTGTAGATTGGTACGTACAAAAATGTTGATAAGAGATGCACATGCATTGGACACGCGTTGTTGATAAGGTGTGTGGAAAATAGGCCGCGTTGCTGGGAGTGAGTCACCGTGAAAAGGTCCTTCTCCTTCGTACGGGACAAGTTCATTCTCACCTTCTCGTGTGTAGTCACTTTACACGCCAACAaaccaacaaaacaaaacacaccTTACCCAATAAATCTTGTGTGTAGTCTACTTTCTAgcaacaagttaattttttaagattatcaattttttttaatagaaattattaacaatattaattttcttatgtataaataaatgtatatattacattttgttttagtatcttgatataaattttcttgtattataaagacttttgatttttttaaccgcaattattattatatcattttgggtttaatataatctacattttttccaaaaaaaaaaacacaccttACCCAATAAATCACGTGTTTACATTAACTTTGTATAAGAATTAAGAATTGCCTAAGCTACCACTTTCTTGTTCCTAAACTTGAGCTTATCCTGATCTCAACGGCGTTAACATAACACAGCACGTGTTAGGTAGTGTTTCAATTCTATCCTCGTCAgcataacaattttttataaaaaaaaaaagaattatcctttttcatttttccttctctCCACTTCTTAAAACTGCAACACGATAATCAAATTGAGTCCCACCTGCAAAAGTGCTAACTCACTCGCCATTAGTTCAATCTTGACTCACCATAGTTAGTAACTATTTTTTAAGTGCAGTCGCAATTATTGGCAGCTTCATGTGTGTtctgtttaaaaataattctccCAAATTCGAACGTGTTTGATAAAATGTGTGCCAGAAATTTGGTTTCCTAAATTTTCATTATCTCATGTTATGTAGAGAAATGGATTAGAAAATTGCATTGGTTGGTTTCCAAGGGAATTAGACCTCACTTGGTTACGTTGCTTACCATAGTTAGAACATCTTTAACTCATCATACTAATTGGAATTGTTAAGTGAATCGTACTTGTATATAtcacttatttttatctttttctagtTAGGCACCTAATTCTTCCGACCTATCAAGTATCACCtcaaaaaaatttactaaatttTTCCACTAATAATTTCCCatccttatattttattaataatttatttactaaGTTA contains the following coding sequences:
- the LOC114387764 gene encoding gamma conglutin 1-like yields the protein MASSSLSLSLSLTLCLVSTLCYAHTSSLTLPVTKDHSTHQYLTILSYGTPVESAKFVLDLGGSLLWADCASRTTPSSTLAPIFHRSIRCLTAKGPEIETHRWLSSLANPIDQDQPCQITAENSITGKRVTEGELVEDLVIHRSHELLFTCSPTFLLNGLATDAKGIIGLDKSRISFSSQVFHSLKIQRKITLCLSHTSGVIQFGKMTHKSQTESEIFRYLTFTPLVANQDPTQTQSSINVNSVKINGKKVAFDTPLGGGAQLSTVVPYTTLQTSIYDNFESAYLKAASSMDMKRVDPVSPFGLCFESNGVGSSQVGPNVPIIDLVLQSEMVKWSIYGRNSMVQVSDDVMCLGFVDGGENPRNSIVIGGFQLEDVLVQIDFDTSMVGFSPSLLTKQASCSDFQP